A window of Elgaria multicarinata webbii isolate HBS135686 ecotype San Diego chromosome 2, rElgMul1.1.pri, whole genome shotgun sequence contains these coding sequences:
- the LOC134391903 gene encoding acyl-CoA (8-3)-desaturase-like, whose amino-acid sequence MLCKATCNVDHSRFNDWFSGHLNFQIEHHLFPTMPRHNYWKVAPLVKSLCAKHGIKYLCKPMLTAFADILQSLKESGELWQGAYLH is encoded by the exons ATGTTATGTAAAGCTACATGTAATGTGGATCATTCCAGGTTCAATGACTGGTTCTCCGGGCACCTGAACTTCCAAATTGAGCACCA CCTTTTCCCGACGATGCCTCGCCACAATTACTGGAAGGTGGCTCCGCTGGTGAAATCCCTCTGTGCCAAGCATGGGATTAAGTACCTGTGCAAACCCATGCTCACGGCCTTTGCAGATATACTGCA GTCTCTGAAGGAGTCAGGGGAACTCTGGCAGGGTGCTTATCTCCACTGA